Genomic window (Macaca thibetana thibetana isolate TM-01 chromosome 6, ASM2454274v1, whole genome shotgun sequence):
aaaataaatgcatgttaGCATTAACTATACATTTGTATAGTTAAATGATTGATATCATTTATTTGGCGATTTCACTATTTCAATATCTCAAGAAAATGTGGATCCAAATATAATGTTAACTCTTTACAAATTAGTTACCCTAAATTTGAACTGTTTTTCACTAGGAAATGGACTAAATTCTAGGTATATTTCCAGAAAATGAACAGGATGTTAATCTAACAGAACTACTAGTAAAAccagacaaacagaaaaaaacaataaaaacatattgtggaataaatgaaactCCAATATTGCACTAGAGTTGTCATAGAAGAGAGAAGTAGAATAATaacaagtataattttttaaaaagttgtacatGCTTCCTGAGAAAGAGGATTCcagaattataataattaaataatataaacacctaactgtgtttttaaaaattaactttaatgtTGGCTACTCTTAATTATCATCATCTGAGCCATTTGCTTCTCTAAGACTGCTGTGTGGTTACCTCAGACATCAATACGAACTCCATGTTTTGAAGACATCATTTGTCTGGTTCCTGTTAAATAcataatgaatgaacagatgtGAGGTAAagatgatgtgattattacataaaGCCAGAATGGCAAAGGAGAAGTTTTTCCAAATGGGCATATCCACAAACCATGACGAATCCCATCGCGGATATGGTGTGAAGTCCAGGATATAAATAACATCCAAGGAAGAAAGCACCATGAGTCTTTGAGCTTGAAAAGGTGCATAGTAAATTTCAGGGTCAGAACCACAACAGGTATCACAGTAGAACAGTGAAGGAAAGGTCTTCGCGGAAGAGTCAAAGCAGCCTGAGGGAGCAAAGTAATAGCGAGTATCATTTCCCTTCtagcaaaacaaaattttatacatgcttcttaatattttaaaatattttccagagtcTATTGGACATGCAAAAGAAACATGTTCTATGCCACTTCAGAATACATAtaccaaaattatatatatacacacacacacaaacatatatatatatatatatataaagactaTAAAAGTGTGAGCAGGATAtcctttacattaaaaataaaatcaagttctCAGGAATATggtgattaattttttaagtgtccCATTATTTGCTTAGAAAATTCACAATGTGAATATAATTTATATCCTAAGTGTATGGTTTGTGTAATTTGAAGTTTTATATAATTATCCACGGTCTTTAAGAGCACTGAAAAGATATCTCAcaaccaaataaaatattagttaatGAAGGCAAAAGagggaaatatttttgttatatccATTTTATATTAGCGATAAACACTTTTGgaatttatttacaatatttagaaaaactatattattttaaatacatattctaaaattgagtTAAATAAACTTcagtaaatttctttcttttttttttttagatggagtcttcctcagttgcccaggctggagtgcagtggcgcagtcttggctcactgcaatttctgcctcttGGGTTAAAATTctttagcctcagcctcctgagtagctgggatcataggcacctgccaccatgcccggctaatttttgtatttttagtagagatggggttttaccatgttggccaggctggtctcgaactcctgaactcaggtgatccacccaccttggcctcccaaagtgctgggattacagatgtgagccatgacGTCCGGCAAACTTCAGTAAATTTCTAAACCACTACCAAAAAATATACTCAATATCTGAACCAATAAAAATTTCAGGCTTAATCCCTGAATGATTCATGAGTAGGGTTTTGTTCCCACCTGCTTTAAAGACTAATTTGCAGCAAGATAATccctaaacaaaaataaagctgaGAATAGTGATGATTGTCTAAATCTGAATCTCTGCACATatcctctaaaaatattttaaaacatgaaggacaaataaaactacataaaatCTTAAACCCTCAGCATAAATAGAAGCCAGAGAATGCCCATATTTGAAATTACCCATGAGTATTAAACACCAGATCAGTGGGTTCTCTCTCAAACACTTCCATCCAAGTCAGGAAAAACTATAttgaagagggaagaggggaaaCCTAAGATTGATCTAAAATTATCACTAGGAAGTTCAGTTTAAGTGTGAAAATACTGTTGATCTAAAATTATCACTAGGAAGTTCAGTTTAAGTGTGAAAATACTGAAGAGTGTCCTAGTAGGTCAGAGCACTAACTGCAGGGAAAGGACTTAAAAGTGGACCTTCAAGACTCTGAAAGGTATTGATTCTGGGGGAGATGATGGTAAGAAAGGGGGAGATACCCTTTGGAGACTAGACGGTGAAAAGGAAAAGTAGtagtaaaaggaagaaatgtagTTTCCtgtccaaaaaacaaacaaacaaaaatcagacaGTGTTCCCACCACATGAAAAAAAGTTACTCATTAAAGAACCGTACCTTGTCCCACTGTCAAATCAGACCACCCTTGAACAAGGAATTCTATAGACCCTCTCCTCAAACTAGTATTCTTTACCTCTCACCTATGGTCTGAACATCAAAGAGTCTATTTTACACTCCTCTTTCCTTGCCTCCTCCTCcacattttgttttacttctacTTCATCAGAACAT
Coding sequences:
- the TMEM267 gene encoding transmembrane protein 267 isoform X1, with product MASETEKTHALLQTCSTESLISSLGLGVFCLVADRLLQFSTIQQNDWLRAVSDNAVHCVIGMWSWAVVIGIKKKTDFGEIILAGFLASVTDVDHFFLAGSMSLKAALTLPRRPFLHCSTVIPVVVLTLKFTMHLFKLKDSWCFLPWMLFISWTSHHIRDGIRHGLWICPFGKTSPLPFWLYVIITSSLPHICSFIMYLTGTRQMMSSKHGVRIDV